The Cydia pomonella isolate Wapato2018A chromosome 13, ilCydPomo1, whole genome shotgun sequence genome segment AAGCAGGCGACAGTTATAGAATCgtttaataatttaacaaaatctaTAGAGCAGGAACTATCCGACTTTGAAACTGTCAACGTAGGAGTACCGCAAGGAAGTGTATTGGGTCCActaatttttctaatttatattaatgaatTACCCAAAATTGTTAACTAACTATGCGATCTATTTGCTGATAACGCTACGCTTTTATTTTCAGGATCATTAACAGATGAACAACTTGAACACAGTATAAATAACACACTAGGACTTGTAGTTGAATGGCTGAAAACATTAAACGAAcgtaaatttaaacaaaacaaaactcaTTCAATTTAGAAATTATAGAACTTCCTATGTCTATCACTATCACCGTTAAACAAGGAGTGGTGACAATAGAACAAGTGGACAGTGCTAACTTCCTAGGAATTACAATAGATTCTCATCTCAATTGAAAGTCTCATATTGCAGATTTAAACTGTAAAATTGCAAAAGCATGTGGCATCATTTATTGAGGTGATTGTGTTGACGTTCTATCTACATTCAGGTTACAAAAAAGATGCTTACGAAACATGTTTCACTTCCACAAGCGTCACtcatttagaaatattttcaaGGAAAAGCAGATTTTAACTTTAACTGGAATCTACATATTTGAGCTTTGCCTCTTTGTAAAGCGCAATGGAGAGTATTTCACAAAATTGACCACAATTAATGATAACTTGCGCatgcaatataaatataactgtCGCATTCCaaaggtaaataataaacttatgGATAAAAGTGCCTACATTGCAGCAATAAAAGTTTTTAACAAGTTGCCTGTTGAAATAAAGTCTGTACAGAGtaaaaacttcaaaataataaaaaaaaatggcttcTCAGTAGATTTTTCTACAGCATAAAAGAGTTTGACAATTATGATAATAGTGCATGCAtgtattaattttgttatttagttttaggttagttataattatattgtacgtCCGTGATGGATAAACTGTTGGTTCTTAATTGTATTATTGTTTGTCAACGTCTTTGTACACTGTTAAACAATAAATCTTATGTTATCTTATTTCAtagttgttttataaataaaatatttcttacttaAAATGGTCGTATGGGGCTCTAAGCTCTTAAAAGGAATTATACAACAAAATTAGTCTCTGTCCCTTGAAATGTCTCGCGTtgcttgtaatattaataacaatttttttataaataaatactcgtagtgtaagatgtgtaaatagaaaagtacttaaataaaaattaatgccGCTTTTATTACCTCTATAATGTTCTCGCTGCTGAGGTAAAATGTGCCAGATGATACTAAAAGGCTGCTTTTCATGTCTCTCGGTACGCTGGTGATACATTGAATTAGAACGGAATGGATTCAAACAAAACAGAACAGTCCCAGTAAAGACCTTCTTAAATTGGTTCGTCTGAAGCGAGTGCTTGGTAAGCGGTACTAAAAAGTACATTTGTGATGGCCGCCCGAGCGCCTGACCGGTAATCGTTGCCCGTAATACCTATGCGGATTGCCATTcattacataatttatgtaatgcACTAAGTGTACCAACCGAGACCGCATCTTAGGTTACAAGTTCGAACTTAGTCAACCGAATTATATCTATTTCGACGTAGACTGCCAGACGTAGATTGGTAGAATAGGAGTGGCCTTTACTACCGAACAGAGATGagctaataaaaaatacagtcagtGGCTCTCTttgtttaggtatttaacaaaatgtaaataaacctCAATAAGGTATTTTACTGGGCAAGAATGTTCTTCACGTCAATCTATTTAACTCGATGTGTAGACTAGGCAATTAATGCTCAAAAAAGTTGTAGAGGGAAATGCttagaacacaatttttgattttgttacTTTGTTGGGACGAGTTAGGAGGTGAATCCGCCTCTCCCCCCGGCTCAAGGGCTACGACCAGGGAGGCAGGGACTTTTGATAAGTTCACctcctcctaactagtccaaacaaagttacggagtcaaaaattgtgttccaagcatttctcTCTATACCTTCTTATTACTTGGCATCGTGTCAAAACTTACAGAATATCATgatatattaagtacttactcAACTTAACAACGAATCTAGAAAAATGTCGGGGTGATTTGATTAACCAATAGTATTtcagttttataatatttgctattacttCGCCCTAGTAAAGAACCTAAAACGAGATGGAATATTTAGCCATtcgagggtagatgaaaacattacacaattaaatgaaataggttAAAGCCAGAACGACGAGAAACAGATCCAGGTTTCAAGTACTCGAAAATATAACaccacatttttagggttccgtagccaaatggcaaaaaacggaacccttatagattcgtcatgtccgtctgtctgtccgattatgtcacagccacttttttccgaaactataagagctatactgttcaaacttggtaagtagatgtattctataaaccgcattaagattttaacacgaaaatagaaaaaaaaaaacaataaattttgggtgttccccatacttagaactgaaactcaaaaaatcttttttcatcaaacccatacgtgtggggtatctatggatagatctttaaaaatgatattgaggttttcaacatcattttttttctatagtttgcgcgagagacacttccaaagtggtaaaatgtgcccccccccccgtaacttctaaaataacaaatctaaaaaaatatatgatatacattgccatgcaaaattccaccgaaaattggtttgaacgagatctagtaagtagttttttttaatacgtcacaaatggtacggaacccttcatgggcgagtccgactcgcacttggccgcttttttttatacgtgACGAATTGATATCACGGTttgttaaaattacaaaatattagtCTAACTGATACTGTGTTAAAGAGGGGAAAACCCCTCTTAAACACAGATTAGGatgaaaatttgcattttaCAACGCAACGTTTAAGGGCTTAGCCTTGGGATGGACACAGGTTCGGGAGGAAGGAGTGGTAAATTAAACAGACCGTCACAGCGAATGCAAAATACATATAAGGGTCTAGATTAGCAATGTGCCATAGAGAATTTACAAAAATTGCAAAGTTCACATGAAATTTTCTCGGTATTTTTTTCTGCACGTTTATTGCGTAACTTTCTTACAGTTAGTTTCGAATTCGATTTCTATGACACTTGAAATAGGCGCCAATAGTGCcttaaatgttaattgaaataGTCATCAACAgctaaaaacatacaaataatccCTAATCTGAACAGGAACTttttaagtgaaaacttgaatgagaattttctcatgaaagtttcCAGAAATGCTAGGAAATTTTGCTATAACATTAAGTGGCCCACGGTGGCATAATGACGaagaatataattttatatggaGATTGACAGCCTTTATCATTTACTTGTCAGTGTTGTCACTACTAAAATGTCAGATAATACTTATGAGCAAACTATGTGTAAATGGGAGAGAGAGAGACAGGGAGACTTTATACCGAGATACAAGGCAAAGCAATACTCGAGAGAATGTGGGTGGTTACGAAGATGGTTATTTTTGTTTGGCAACCAGTTTTGCAACTGGTACAGACAGAGCACGTGATTAGTTGGTGGCTATAATTATTACATGTGTAAGATTTAAGCAAAATTTACCTACTATAAAGACCGATTagaataaaataagcttttatacaggatgtttatttaggcacctgcaataaataaacatcctgtatcaATGAACACGAGAAGAAGCGATCAATCAAAACAAATGACCCAGCATAGAGTTTGATTTTATCACAGAAATCGAATATTTAACTACTAGTGTGGCTGGCCTACGCagtacatttttaaatgtcatttattCTATAGTGTATTTCGAGTTTCCCAATGAATCAACCCACAGGTTTATATTTCGAAGAAAATAAATCACTAAATATGAACTCAGAGGATTCTCCTTACGTTTTAGCATATCGACGTCgttatagaaaaaaatcacaagaATATTCGAAATATGAAACGATAAAAGATAGTATGAAGACGGTTGGGAAAGAGTATTGCTCTGAATCTTCGATATGTGGACTTAAACATCTAGTAAACGAAAACACGACGCATATGGAGAGGTAATATCCGCACGTGAAAGTACTTACTGATTACCTGTTCGTTTTAATGCTTATTGCAAGTTGTTTTTAACTTGTTTGTGTTGCTGCCAGCTTAGACTTGTTTGTCGTAATTACATCTTTGCAGTACAGACTCTATTACACAACTTTAGCACTATTATGTCACGTAACTTATCTCCACAGGATCATTTGGGTCATAATCCTGATCAGTGCATTGATCTGTTCCGTATCCTTGGTCTGGTTTACTTTTAGTAAGTACTATAAGGCGCCTTTAGTGACCACTCAAATGCCTGAAGGTGTCTCCGTTAGCACCATAATCTTCCCAGCTGTGGGGATCTGCTCGAATAATAGGATCAGCAAGCGCGCCGTCACCGAGCTTGCTGAAAATCTGTAAGTTTCAAAATTACACACGCTAAGTACACACGATAAAGCAAGCTCATCTAAATTATTTCACTCCTTTTTACTCAGACTTAAAGAGGAACGTAACAAGAAGTACAATAAAACGGAGATGATGTCGCTCCTTTTTGGTCTGGGCCAGTTATACAACTTGCAAGGCTTAAGTGGGGACAATTTGCGAGCGAAGCAACTCCACGTCGCACTGGGTGATTACGACGTCACAGAGCTAATGCGAGATGTGGGTATTATCTAATTTTCAAAATACGGTATGTGCCACGTACACGTAGTTACAACTTAGGATTTTTGTTTGCAGCTGACCCCGCATTGCGACGATTTGCTGTTGCGATGTGCTTGGAACGACAAGGCAGAGGATTGTAATCACTTGTTTAACTTCCGGCTGACTATGAACGGTTTTTGTTGCACGTTCAACTACCTACGACAGTCCGATATTTTTGAAGAGTAAGTTTTCTTCTTCAGACAGTTTTGATCGATTTTCCTGAAATAATAGATATGATCACTCTCTAAAAGTTACATAAGTGGATTGTATACCTCGATAATGACCAATAATACAGGATTCTTATTACTTACTTCATGCATTTCTTAGATACTAAGTATCTATAGAAATCCAAAAAccaatttttaaaatatgaatacacCTGACTAACTCACAATATTTCAGCAGAAAGAGCGATTACCGAAACATCGATATGTACAAATACGGAAACAAGTCCAGTTTTGACTTCGATATGGGACTCAAAGTGCTACTTAAAATAGACGATAGTGACGATTTTTATTACAACATTCCATCTCTCGGTTCGATTGTAagttattttactgtttttgttCAGTTTAGCTGCAACTAAAACTAATAGTACCTATGTCTGGTACTATTCGTTTTAGTTGCTAGAAACTATAACAGAAAGTAATTAGAGTGAGTAGTATTATATCCCAACTAAAACATAAATGGGAAATGAGAGCTAAGTGCAATATTAAGAATACCTATGTGTCGTTTCTGCCTCGCCGACAAAATAATTGAGATCTACGAGTATATGGATGCtaagttctgtgctgtgtagaaaatcatTAGCAAGGCATGGTGGTCGACTTCAAATGctgccatgttttttttttaataatacgtcggtggcaaacaagcatacggcccgcctgatggtaagcagtctccgtagcctatgtacgcctgcacctccagaagcgttacatgcgcgttgcatttgggttatttctactcacAATCATGAGCACTATCGatttaagcaaaaaaaatatatatttgtcccacttttaattgtcagttttgtaacgcagTTAACCATACGTTGTATCGACCGTTAGACCGTTACCAAACTgactaataaattttgtatggagaattaaggataattaaggcaaaacgggtgcatttttttctgaaaacccctagtgtacattgatgccaaatatcaagcttctaggtcatctggaagtggaaTAGGCTGTGGTTAGGTTTTTGATGtataagtcagtcagtcacaaaaataccggtttttaaacgttaatttatcaattactgtttgagctacgtttatgatttttttttattttagacaaGCTAAGGGGCTAAAGGGGCTTGAATAAATGTGTCGTtatcaagcaaaaggtaccacattgtcgcttgccataaggacactcttacaggttattcgtataaagatacaaccaaatttcgtccttatggtaaacGACAACATTTTGCTTGGGAAAGTCACAAATGTGCCACATTTCATgtgtgtaggttaaataggtttcaagttgttagggggtcaaaagtagctcaaATGGTtagtgtaatattaatattacacacggttgctgcgtcgccagttcctttttctttgaacttggctggacacgctgcCGCGTGTCTATATAAAGAAAACTTCTAAATgctatattttctttgtataacaatttttgGCGGCGGGTTCATTTGACTTTTAACGATAACGGAAGCTGTTGTTATCTATAATTAAATCTATCTCCATGTTTTCAGTTACAGTTTTCAGATGCTTATGATTTTCCTGATGCGCCTAGCGGAAGtttttcaatgaaaataataagccCCAGCGTTCAAGTaagtcaaacaaataaatatttggggatagGTAATCTTACACAGATAATCGACCTatttagccccaaactaagcaaagcttgtactatcaGTCCAGGGTGACGGTAAACATCCGTATATAgtatgtagataaatacatacttatgactcaggaacaaaataaatatctgtTTTCATGACACAactaaatgctcttaccagaattagaacccaggactatcggcttcataggcagcagttaggcagggtcactacccactaagccagagcGGTCGTcgattttgaaagatttttttatttacccaaATCTGTaattataacaaatataaattaatatcatagtcataaaaaaataagccaGACGATTTTGTTGAGTTGCCGGACTCGtgcaaaataattttacaaaaattaaaaaagtttctTGAGGCAGTCTGTAATTGTTAtaactaaaaatgaaatatctAAATAGTCATTAAAAAATTAACCAGACGATTTGCTCGGGACTTTCTACCTGCTAGACGATCTACAAAGTTACTCTCAcgcaaaatatgtttttctacaatgcaaattgtatgcaaaataaagttatttttgtagtgTAGTAAATTAAAAGTACATGTAGGTACGATGTGATTGTGAGTATGAAGATGTGtatatttatgataattatgagTACTTATATATCATTATGGGTATGAATAGGGTGTGGGCAtgcctaaaacgtagtctgactAATTCGAGTTATGCCTAGACTAACCGAGAAATAGTCGCACTGAGACTTAGGCCTCTTGCATTATTGTCCAAAAGCGAATCTGGCACAGTGAGACTTACACTCGAGAGAGAGAGAGGATCGACTCAAAGCATAATATATAACAGCTCAGTTATATGTGACTACTAACTCCGTTGGATTTTCTGTCAGTTACTTGTATCATCAACGTTTAATTACTAAGCAAATGCCCACAGATGACAGTAATGGTAACAGCGAGCTTCACCGAAGCCTCCCGCGACATCCAGCACGTGTCCGTGAAGCTCCGCAGCTGCCTGTTCTACGACGAGTCCTCGTACCTGCCCTTCTACACGCACAGCGATTGCATGCTCAAGTGTCGCATGCTCTTCCTGCTGCAGAACTGCAACTGCACGCCGTTCAACATGCCCAAGATCAATAATAGGAGGACGTGCGACATGCAGGATATACCGTGCCTTGGTATTTATTACGGTGAGAAGCTGAAAGATGAATTCGGGGGGCTTATTACGATTGTAATAACCTAATAACAGgttatttggattttttatgGGTACAATCTATCAACCGTCAACAGTGACGTTTTATCAACTAGAAATGTCACCTACGACAGCTGACAAATCTTACCATATTCAAAACCAGATCAAATCCAATAACTGTACAATACACAATACAATTACTCGTACAATCAGAATAAGCATCTTGCTCTTTTTTCAGTGACTCGAATATTTGGCCTCACTATATCTAAGTAGGATATACTATAGTTATAATAGGCAAATATCCATCCGTGGGTCCACTATCATAACCTGCATTTATCGCTTAAATTCCTAAGTTAAGTCCTTCAGGCCGTGAAcaccataaaagtgtgaaaataacaattatttacttacgggtccccagcaagctagGTTATCCATACAAACcagtagttacgctctcattttaaaacgactaacCAGATTGCTCTGAAGCTTTGTACTTTCAATatcaataggataaggtatatctagtcctgtaattagtttatgtagcttcagatgccatagttaaaaaatacagcgaatttaaatttttcatacaaaacttggttttgctctatttcgtttgttttataaactggagctatataaacctcatgccattgtatgtgcaaagtttcattacaatccaatacgtagttttaaaaagagaaagaaatttgtatgggaaggtgaaactCTGCTCGACTCTTAACTAGAAGCATTTTCTGATAAGTAAATATAGCAACAATAAACAAGATGTATTGCAAAGCGTTGCAGTAGCGTAAGTGTTATGCCAAATTATGAAGAGCTGGTTTAGTACACCCAATTTTGAAAATCACCTACACTGTTTTCGGAGTTATTCCAATGCACTTAACAACTTTTTGCAAaggttagttagttattagTAGCATCTAATTAGTGTTTTTGTTACACGTTACCATCATATACCAAATCGGTCGGACCTTCTAAGATCCCTTTTAGATGATAAATTCGCTGGCATTAAAAAGGTTTAATCGTGATTTAATCCATCAAATTCTAGCGTTGAACATTCTTAATGATCGCTTGACTAGGCGTGATTTCTGCAACAAGCTTTGGAATGGTAACTACTCGTAGATCAATCATCTTCAATCACTGAATCGTTGCAAGGTTGAAGAtgttgaaatataaattatcaccgtcttaaactactcattgGCCAATGGCCATGTTATTTCTATAGGTATTGGTTTTAAGCCTTAAGTTTTTTAGGGTGACGGGTATACCTATTGTTTTTCTATATAttgattgttaaataaataacatgagaaTCCTACCATTCGTTTAACCCATTACCGCTACCCATTACCCACACCCACTTTTGTTAGGActgtttaatttaaatgtttatatatttttatttataattatgttatgacttttattaatttaaatttttaatttattttatattttatgccagtgaccaatttttattaaataatataattattaaaattttataagttttatatgtatttaaattaatgcTTGACACgtttgaattatttttgatgaaatgtttttatgttttaattaacttCCTGAGGCTAGTCAAAGacgtaatattaatattaacaaaaaaccattttattCTATCAAAGTGTATGTATTGGTCACCCGGTATTGTATACTCCTAGCCCTAAGTATACGTGTTGCATGGTAGGCTCTAGGAAATTGTAATAGTCatagtttaacattattatttaagactGTTATTAACACTTCTATGGGATATGCCTGatgattatataatttaatttaatgggtctttaaaaataacttgaatgttTCTGAAAACTTATTTGGATAAATTGAATACTTTTGGAAAAAACCCGTTTCCAAAGGCCGAATAATGTTAATCCCTATTTAACTTTCAAACCAAAGTTCAAAAAAGATATCGGGAGATAAACCGTAGAATAAAGTACtacaaaaatactttaaaaataatcgattgagccatttttgagttttctttaaaaaaacccTTAATAAAAGGTCGTAAGTGCAGCGTGAATACGCACTTTTGCGCGACGTGCAGTCATCTAGAACACCGATAGAACTTAAGTCCCATATTTTTAAGGTAGATAGattcttattaaaaacaaaattgttaactaCGCATTATCACAAACTGCCTATCACTGATGATtaccctttaaaaaaaaaaaaaaactagcgtCCTATAtgcttattatgtaaatattgttaatatacgtTAACACTctgcaataaaaaaacaatttagttcttaaatctcactcttttaatattttatcagcAATCGTTTTTTCTcacctaaatgagtaaatacggGTATTTATCGGATactttgagtaaatactcagtatttactccagggatcggaaccgattttttgcaaaaacatcgaaataaccatatatttcggtttattttatactctaaatgtaggactcagttgtgttttcagataacgacttcgtattattagattgcctaattagaattgaagtaattaacaaagatcgaaaaaataccgttttcgttcccatacaaaaaataccggtttccgatccctgatttactcacccctacccatctttaatccctactaatattgtATAATGCGAAAGTAattctgtctgttacctcttaaCGCTTAAACGGCTGAACCAAATTcattaaaatttggtatggtgATAGTTTCAGGCCCGGCAAAATACCTAGTTCAAGTCAATCATTATCGTCATTCACCTAGACGAAGTCGCGGAGGGAAACTAGAGTGACAATAAATTCCGCTGAACAAATTTCAATAATCGACTATAACATAACAATTTACGTGACCGCAGTGGGTACTTAATACTTTTGTAACAAGGAATGGTAAAATGCATCATTTAAAATCTACAATGCCTACATCTAAAACCTTGAAacgaaaatttattttgttctcAGCTCAATCCATCACCGTCCGTCCCGAAGTGGACGAGATACCAGCAGAGCTGGAACTCGACAAGGTGGGTGGAGGTATTCCCTGCCCCATGTGCTACCCATCGTGCTCCAAGACCATGTATTACTACGACTTTAACAACGTCATTATCTATCCTAGCTTCTTGAACAACGTGCcggatgaagatagagaagattgGCTGTAAGTTACtatttttgatttgtgttaATGTTATCAGGAATAACAGGATTCCAATTATTTAATTACGCATCAAATACCAAAAGTAGTCCTAGAATTAGCGACCTACTTGACGGTGGTGCAGGGTGCAGTGAATTTgtatctatctattattttgTGTCTGTTGTCACCCCATTATGAAATGTGAAAGAAGGTAGTTACGAGTAGACTAATTAGTAGGTGTACAAAAGGATCAAATGGACCGGTTTATACAAtgtggaaaaaaatgtttattaatgtagtaaaaaatattatcagtAAAATTATACACGCTAGTGACGTATTTCAAAGGATTTAAAGGCACAGTTGTTGATGGCACTTTCGTTTCTGAAAGTAGTTTTCTCAATTTTGGACTTCGGACTACCAACCATTTGCAACCAGACCTTCATATCTTGTAATGCTTTTGGCGGTCCTTGCAGCTGTCCGACCACGGTTCCTTGGGCGGTGTTCATTACCCAACCTTTCAGTCCTAACTCAAGAGCTTTCTTCTGCGTATGTTTCCTGAAGTAAACGCCTTGCACTTTGCCGAAAACTTCAAAATCGGCTGTTGCCAATGTCACTGCTTTGTTTCCTGCCATTccttaataactttttatttattacgtgtTCGATGTGTGTTAAAACTTTAGTAATcgtgtaaaaatacaaaaattttgACTTAATATGTTTTGTTGCTTTGGAAACGGCATTCGCTTAGGCCTGTTGAAAACCAGCGAGAAGGTTGCTATGCAACATTTTTAGGGTGCGTTCACATTAATACTCTGAGCTGAGCTATTAGCTCACGTAGTTATATCCAATACGATTAAATACATGTTTagattaagtttatttataaccttagtcataacataattataacagCGCTCTTTGACCTACAAGTACTGATGTGTCGTTGGAAAATTGCAAAATTTTCAAATGGAATGATTTCGGAAAGCCTCAAAAGTAATGTTATAGTGTTAACTTTTTTCCTCAAAAATTTAATCTGAGTGTActgaattatagtgtcgtttacatattattttaccGCAATAGGTATTAGAGATCATGGGATCCCTAGCGTGTCGGAAGAAATaatagattgtgtcacaagggagcaaaatgacatgTTTACGGCGAGAGTGAACAATGAATTCGGAACGAAGCGTTCTACAATTAAATCCCAAGCGTAGCGAGGATTCTAAAATAGCATCCTGAGCGTACGGAGAGATTCAACTTATAACGtccaaggtggaaataattttgctgacATGCTGACACATACTGTTTTTCACATCActtatgaggaaattattatacTCCGAaaaatttaagctaaaaaaatgcaaaaataatgaaatcgtACAGAAAATTGATACTTTGATCCCTCCaagcagggaagaaaaagccctATTTCAAATGAGTCATGTGGGAAAGTtaattaccactacttttgaggttaggaaaattataatcttaaaaaaactgagtatatatcatattttgatatcaaaattgTAATTTTCCATTTCAAAATGTGAAATACTCCTGAAATTTCCTAGATATTTTCCAATTTTTTAGAAACTCTCTGCAACGTCTGCATCGGTACTAGGTACTGTAATGTTGCGCTCGTCTAAGTTTTGTAGCCAATATAAAATTCAAACTACGCTATGGTACGAACGTAAAATTGTCGCCGTCAGTTGCCACTGGGCATTTATCCCCCCCTAGTGCTTCCCTGCCTTTACTGTTCTACTAAGGCATAATAACTAAACCAATGCTTTGATTGGTACCTAAGCGAAGATAAATGTTCAAACTCCGAGTGGGGAAAATGTGACTAACTAGTACCGTAAACTTCCTCAACATTGCCTATCTTAACAAAGATTACCCAACTTGAACAAACAATGCATGGTTCGGTGTCAAAGCCAGGCAATGTTTGTCATGTTGACCTAAGGTActgaaaaactgaaaaaatagATTAGAGAGTTTCACGTGTACATTTATTATGTAACATGACACATTTAACGGCGTATCGTAAAGGTCTGAAAACTACAATTCTTTATCGGCCCTTCATTTTTGAAATCAACCTTTCCGATTCTGGACTTAGGACTCCCTATCAGTTGTAGCCAGCTCTTCATAGCTTGCACCTTCTCCGGAGTACCCTGCAACTGGCCAACCACGGTGCCGTGAGGAGTATTCATCACCCATCCCTTTATCCCCAAATCCAAGGCCTTTTTTTGGGTGTATTTTCTAAAGTAGACACCTTGAACCTTTCCGAAAACCTCAAAATCTGCTGTGTGAACTACTGGTGGTTTATAAGTTGATATTCTTGacattattcatttaattttaagtttatttatatatcaaaagaaaaaaatatgtaaattgttTGCATTTTGCATGAATTGACTGTGTTTGA includes the following:
- the LOC133524203 gene encoding sodium channel protein Nach-like isoform X1; translation: MNQPTGLYFEENKSLNMNSEDSPYVLAYRRRYRKKSQEYSKYETIKDSMKTVGKEYCSESSICGLKHLVNENTTHMERIIWVIILISALICSVSLVWFTFSKYYKAPLVTTQMPEGVSVSTIIFPAVGICSNNRISKRAVTELAENLLKEERNKKYNKTEMMSLLFGLGQLYNLQGLSGDNLRAKQLHVALGDYDVTELMRDLTPHCDDLLLRCAWNDKAEDCNHLFNFRLTMNGFCCTFNYLRQSDIFEDRKSDYRNIDMYKYGNKSSFDFDMGLKVLLKIDDSDDFYYNIPSLGSILQFSDAYDFPDAPSGSFSMKIISPSVQMTVMVTASFTEASRDIQHVSVKLRSCLFYDESSYLPFYTHSDCMLKCRMLFLLQNCNCTPFNMPKINNRRTCDMQDIPCLGIYYAQSITVRPEVDEIPAELELDKVGGGIPCPMCYPSCSKTMYYYDFNNVIIYPSFLNNVPDEDREDWLVGANYTGASIVHVKYAKEVADCYGQNVIMKWFDLISNIGSTCGFVTGFSFVSVLEFFYFFTVKLFREVHACRQRQRQRDLTAIQPPTTHFKPITRYRPIYWNELGNNLQKNQREHQ
- the LOC133524203 gene encoding sodium channel protein Nach-like isoform X2; this translates as MNQPTGLYFEENKSLNMNSEDSPYVLAYRRRYRKKSQEYSKYETIKDSMKTVGKEYCSESSICGLKHLVNENTTHMERIIWVIILISALICSVSLVWFTFSKYYKAPLVTTQMPEGVSVSTIIFPAVGICSNNRISKRAVTELAENLLKEERNKKYNKTEMMSLLFGLGQLYNLQGLSGDNLRAKQLHVALGDYDVTELMRDLTPHCDDLLLRCAWNDKAEDCNHLFNFRLTMNGFCCTFNYLRQSDIFEDRKSDYRNIDMYKYGNKSSFDFDMGLKVLLKIDDSDDFYYNIPSLGSILQFSDAYDFPDAPSGSFSMKIISPSVQMTVMVTASFTEASRDIQHVSVKLRSCLFYDESSYLPFYTHSDCMLKCRMLFLLQNCNCTPFNMPKINNRRTCDMQDIPCLGIYYAQSITVRPEVDEIPAELELDKVGGGIPCPMCYPSCSKTMYYYDFNNVIIYPSFLNNVPDEDREDWL
- the LOC133524210 gene encoding acylphosphatase-2-like; its protein translation is MAGNKAVTLATADFEVFGKVQGVYFRKHTQKKALELGLKGWVMNTAQGTVVGQLQGPPKALQDMKVWLQMVGSPKSKIEKTTFRNESAINNCAFKSFEIRH